Part of the Paenibacillus guangzhouensis genome is shown below.
ATGCTGGTCAAACCGCCAGAGAACGGAGCCGCATTCCCAATGCATCAAGATTACCCGTACTTCCCGCACGCGAATCACACGATGCTCGCTGCAAGCGTCCATCTGGATAATGCCGATGAAGAGAATGGCTGCCTACGCGTCATTCCTGGATCGCATAAGGACGGCGCCTTGCCTCATGTCGGCTCCCATTACTTGAATCATAAGGAATATCCAACGAAAGACGGCACGCCTTGCATCGCGGAAGCTGGGGATGTGCTGTTCTTCAATTACTTAACCATCCACGGATCTGACACGAATCGCAGCACTCGTACACGGCGAAATGTCTTATTCCAATGTAAAGACGCGAGCGATTTTCCAACGGAAAATGTCCATTTCGACTGGGGCATGGGACTCATGGTCGCCGGGGAGAATCCGCACTTCACCAAAGCCAAACCGAACTATACGATTATTTAATTTCGTCGCATTGAAAAGGGGCTGTTCTACGCTTGAGGTTTCTAACCTTATGCGGAACAGCCCCTCTTTTTCTTGTGATGCGGGATTAACTGCTTTTTGGCAGTTATTTCGGTGTTCGATAGCTGGATGCGCGCGATTAACTGCTTTTTGGCAGTTATTTCGCTGTCCACTGGCTAGATGCGCGCAATTAACTGCTTTTTTTGCAGTTATTTCTATGCCCGCTGGCTGAATGCGCACGATTAACTGCTTTTTGGCAGTTATTTCGATGCTCGCTAGCTAAATGCGCGCAATTAACTGCTTTTTGGCAGTTATTTCGATGCCCGCTGGCTGAATGCGCACGATTAACTGCTTTTTGGCAGTTATTTCGATGCCCACTAGCTAGATGCGCGCAATTAACTGCTTTTTGGCAGTTATTTCGGCGCGCGATGGCTGGATGCGCACATTTAACTGCTTTTTAGCAGTTATTTCACTGCTCGATAGCTGAATGCGCGCAATTAACTGCTTTTTTGCAGTTATTTCGGTGCTCGATGGCTGGATGCGCGCGATTACTGCTTTTTTGCAGTTATTTCACTGCTCGATGGCTGGATGCGCGCGATTAACTGCTTTTTGGCAGTTATTTCGATGCTCGCTAGCTAAATACGCGCAATTAACTGCTTTTTTGTAGTTATTTTGCTGCCCACTAGCTTGATGCGCGCCATTAACTGCCTTTTTGCAGTTATTTCACTGCTCACTAGCTTGATGCGCGCCATTAACTGCCTTTTGGCAGTTATTTCACTGCTCGCTAGCTAAATGCGCACATTTAACTGCTTTTTAGCAGTTATTTCGCTACTCGCTAGCTAGATGCGCGCCATTAACTGCTTTTTAGCAGTTATTTCGCTACTCGCTAGCTAGATGCGCGCAATTAACTGCTTTTTTGCAGTTATTTTGCTGCTCGCTAGCTATATGCACGCAATTAACTGCTTTTTTGCAGTTATTTTGCTGCCAACTAGCTGGATGCGCGCGATTAACTGATTTTTGGCAGTTATTTCGCGCGCCTCTAGCTAAATGAGCGCATTTAACTGCTTTTTAGCAGTTATTTCGCTTCTTATTCACGCCCCACCGGCTAGATACTCGTCAGATGCCGATACCGTTCACGCAATCTGCCAGCGGTCCAATGATTGACCTCGAACAGATCCGCCACAGGCTGAGCTGTATAAGGGATTCTTGGCATGTAACCGGGCGGCCCGAATTCCGGCGTCATCGTCGTGACTTGATGCCCCTCGGACTTCCTCCGCTGTAGCACCGTCTCCCACCAGCCTTCGAATCGCTCCAATGCATAAGCGTATTCTGGCGCGGCAGGGTGAGGGACTTGCGGCCCCTGCTCGAATCCGATCCTCGCATGCAGATGTATCGTCCGATCCAAAATAATCGCCATCGCCTCTTCTTGGTCATGAAGCAGCGATTCGCAGACGCATGTGAAGTGGCTGTAATCCGCGGTTAATCGAAGCTCCGGGAATTGACGCAGCAATCTTGCCGTCGACCAAGGCGAGAACATCGCCCGACCACGATGCGTCTCGTGTCCAATGGGCACCCCGAACTGTTTCTCAACATCGACGGCATAAGCAAAGAACCGATCCTGTTCATCCTCCTGCCAGTAATCTTTGCCGCTGTGCGAGTTAATCAATTGCGGACGAAACTTCACCGCACGCTCCACTTGAGCCAAGAAGGATTCTTCATGATGACCATGCGTATAAATCTGCGAAATGTAACTAAGTCCCAGCTCCTCACGAAGCTCAT
Proteins encoded:
- a CDS encoding phytanoyl-CoA dioxygenase family protein — encoded protein: MIQPADVQFYKENGYLLVKGVFRMDEVEEMREAVERIIQRAAQSKADWNAAWQGDFLPPEQLKKLVLKGFHDVHYHDAAFTRAIVHPNMRAILTQLIGPNVQLHHSKMLVKPPENGAAFPMHQDYPYFPHANHTMLAASVHLDNADEENGCLRVIPGSHKDGALPHVGSHYLNHKEYPTKDGTPCIAEAGDVLFFNYLTIHGSDTNRSTRTRRNVLFQCKDASDFPTENVHFDWGMGLMVAGENPHFTKAKPNYTII
- a CDS encoding sugar phosphate isomerase/epimerase family protein yields the protein MELKIYHAFWGMEGTLREKMERAARHGYDGVEGPLPAPEDENEFNELREELGLSYISQIYTHGHHEESFLAQVERAVKFRPQLINSHSGKDYWQEDEQDRFFAYAVDVEKQFGVPIGHETHRGRAMFSPWSTARLLRQFPELRLTADYSHFTCVCESLLHDQEEAMAIILDRTIHLHARIGFEQGPQVPHPAAPEYAYALERFEGWWETVLQRRKSEGHQVTTMTPEFGPPGYMPRIPYTAQPVADLFEVNHWTAGRLRERYRHLTSI